Proteins encoded in a region of the Flavobacterium sp. MDT1-60 genome:
- the mutL gene encoding DNA mismatch repair endonuclease MutL, with product MSSIIQLLPDHVANQIAAGEVVQRPASVVKELLENAVDADATDIKLIIKDAGKSLVQVIDNGKGMSVTDARLCFERHATSKIRQAEDLFSLCTKGFRGEALASIAAIAHMEMKTKQDQEELGTHIVIEGSKFVSQEAAVLPKGTSFAVKNLFFNIPARRNFLKSDTVEFRHVMDEFQRVALAHPNIHFTFYHNGSEMYNLPAAGYRQRVVGIFSGKTNEKLVPVNEDTEIINVQGFVCKPEFAKKNRGEQFFFVNDRFIKSGYLHHAVMAAYDGLLKDGSQPSYFLYLQVPPNTIDINIHPTKTEIKFDDEQALYAILRASIKHSLGQFNVAPVLDFDRDANLDTPYHYKDLEAETPTIQVDGTFNPFTDDKTNQHYSKAVSSGSGSSSGSGFSSGSNSYSGYSKRVEPTASWESLYVGLDTESIESSPFTFENEEVTSSLFNDGEVETASQKTYQIHKKYIVSPIKSGMVIVDQQRAHQRILYEQFLLNMTVNQASSQQLLFPLNLFYSSDEMTLIEELKPSLETTGFVFDEAQTDHIVISGIPVNITESEVSLVIEQLLSDLQDGIPASSYSQNDTIAKSMAKSLAVKTGSYLTEKEQDNLVNGLFACKDPNISPFQKPTFITMRVEDIDKKFAI from the coding sequence ATGTCGAGTATAATTCAATTACTTCCTGATCACGTTGCTAATCAAATTGCTGCCGGAGAAGTGGTTCAAAGACCAGCTTCAGTCGTAAAAGAGCTTTTAGAAAATGCTGTTGATGCTGATGCAACCGACATTAAATTAATTATTAAGGATGCTGGAAAATCATTAGTACAGGTTATTGATAATGGTAAAGGAATGAGTGTGACTGATGCGCGTTTGTGTTTTGAGCGTCATGCAACTTCAAAAATCCGCCAGGCAGAAGATTTATTTTCTTTATGTACAAAAGGTTTCCGTGGAGAGGCTTTGGCGTCTATTGCGGCGATTGCGCACATGGAAATGAAAACCAAACAAGATCAGGAAGAACTAGGAACGCATATTGTAATTGAAGGAAGTAAATTTGTATCTCAGGAAGCGGCTGTTTTGCCAAAAGGGACTTCATTTGCGGTTAAAAACTTATTTTTTAATATTCCGGCCCGTCGTAATTTCCTAAAATCCGATACGGTTGAATTTCGTCATGTTATGGATGAATTTCAGCGTGTAGCTTTGGCACATCCAAATATTCATTTTACTTTTTATCATAATGGCAGCGAAATGTACAATTTACCTGCTGCAGGATATCGCCAACGTGTTGTTGGAATTTTTTCGGGAAAAACCAATGAGAAATTAGTTCCGGTTAATGAAGATACAGAAATTATAAACGTTCAGGGATTTGTTTGTAAACCTGAATTTGCTAAGAAAAACAGGGGAGAACAGTTCTTTTTTGTAAACGATCGTTTCATCAAAAGTGGTTATCTGCATCATGCAGTTATGGCAGCTTACGACGGACTTTTGAAAGATGGCTCACAACCGAGTTATTTCTTATATCTGCAAGTTCCGCCAAATACTATTGACATCAATATTCATCCAACAAAAACAGAAATTAAGTTTGATGATGAACAAGCCTTATATGCTATTTTAAGAGCTTCAATAAAACACAGTTTAGGACAATTTAATGTGGCTCCGGTTTTAGATTTTGATCGCGATGCCAATTTAGATACACCTTATCATTATAAAGATTTAGAAGCTGAAACACCAACGATTCAGGTTGATGGCACTTTTAATCCGTTTACGGATGATAAAACCAATCAACATTATTCAAAAGCGGTTTCTTCAGGATCGGGATCTTCTTCTGGTTCCGGTTTTAGTTCAGGATCAAATTCGTATTCAGGATATTCTAAAAGAGTAGAACCAACCGCAAGTTGGGAAAGTTTGTATGTAGGTTTGGATACCGAAAGTATTGAAAGCTCGCCTTTTACCTTTGAAAATGAAGAAGTAACTTCATCCTTATTTAACGATGGTGAGGTAGAAACGGCAAGTCAGAAAACATATCAGATTCATAAAAAATATATTGTTTCGCCTATAAAATCAGGAATGGTTATCGTTGATCAGCAACGTGCGCACCAACGTATTTTGTACGAACAATTTTTGCTGAATATGACAGTAAATCAGGCTTCAAGCCAGCAATTGTTATTTCCGTTGAATTTATTTTATTCTTCAGATGAAATGACATTGATCGAAGAATTGAAACCTTCATTAGAAACAACCGGTTTTGTTTTTGATGAAGCACAGACAGATCATATTGTAATTTCTGGAATACCGGTCAATATTACAGAAAGTGAAGTTTCATTGGTAATAGAACAATTATTAAGTGATTTGCAGGACGGAATTCCGGCAAGCAGTTACAGTCAGAATGATACAATTGCCAAATCGATGGCTAAAAGTTTAGCGGTTAAAACGGGATCTTATTTAACCGAAAAAGAACAAGATAATCTGGTAAACGGGTTGTTTGCCTGCAAAGATCCAAATATTTCACCTTTTCAAAAACCTACTTTCATCACAATGCGTGTTGAAGATATAGATAAAAAGTTTGCCATATGA
- a CDS encoding rhomboid family intramembrane serine protease — MMKITPVVKQLLIINIIFFIGAQLVPISYEYLALFFPENPGFKFWQPITHMFMHGGFTHIAFNMFALYSFGSTLEHFWGGKKFLFFYISCGLGAALVNFAVNYYFYQDSLNILLANGFHKTDILNLLNEGKIDTRWQEILTVSEFKHFTEAYLGTVVGASGAVYGLLIAFTFMFPNAELGIMFIPIPIKAKYFVPIYMLLFDGFFGIFGSSFMGIESGIAHYAHIGGALFGFLIMWYWKKNQFNSNRWN; from the coding sequence ATGATGAAGATAACTCCTGTTGTAAAACAATTACTGATAATTAATATTATCTTTTTTATTGGTGCTCAATTAGTGCCGATTTCTTATGAGTATTTAGCGCTTTTTTTTCCTGAAAATCCTGGATTCAAATTTTGGCAACCTATTACCCATATGTTTATGCATGGCGGATTTACTCATATTGCATTTAATATGTTTGCGCTGTATTCGTTCGGATCAACTTTGGAGCACTTTTGGGGTGGAAAGAAATTTTTGTTTTTCTATATTTCATGTGGGCTAGGTGCGGCTTTGGTTAATTTTGCTGTTAATTATTATTTTTATCAGGACAGTTTAAATATTTTATTGGCAAATGGATTTCATAAAACAGATATTCTCAACTTATTAAATGAGGGTAAAATCGATACAAGATGGCAGGAAATTTTGACCGTTTCTGAATTTAAACATTTTACTGAAGCGTATTTAGGAACAGTAGTTGGTGCATCTGGTGCAGTTTATGGATTGTTAATTGCTTTTACTTTTATGTTTCCTAATGCAGAACTAGGAATTATGTTTATTCCAATTCCAATAAAAGCAAAGTATTTTGTTCCAATTTATATGTTGTTATTTGATGGTTTTTTTGGAATTTTCGGAAGTTCATTTATGGGAATAGAGTCTGGTATTGCTCATTATGCACATATTGGAGGTGCTCTTTTTGGTTTTTTAATTATGTGGTATTGGAAAAAAAATCAGTTTAATAGTAATCGTTGGAATTAA
- a CDS encoding rhomboid family intramembrane serine protease, whose protein sequence is MNILDDLKLQYKIGGIALRVIYWNIACFLISLVFFYQYSGGGFAYPDWLALSSDPNSFLIRPWTFLTYAFFHSSFLHLLFNMMVLNFASQLFLTFFTQKQYLGLYILSAIFAGIVFALSYYFLSYSASIVGASAAIMAILVAATTYQPLMNVRLLLIGNVKLWHITAVILILDLMQLRLENMGGHISHLAGALFGFIFIKLLQNGTDLSIIISRTIDFFVNLFKKSPSTPFKKVHKNYQKPTEKVTSRIVTKDKTQQQIDEILDKISQSGYDCLTKEEKEFLFKAGK, encoded by the coding sequence ATGAATATTTTAGATGATTTAAAACTACAATATAAAATAGGAGGAATTGCGCTGCGTGTTATTTACTGGAATATTGCCTGTTTCCTGATTTCATTGGTGTTTTTCTATCAATATTCAGGTGGAGGTTTTGCTTATCCGGATTGGCTGGCTTTATCATCAGATCCAAATAGTTTTTTAATCAGACCCTGGACATTTTTAACTTACGCTTTTTTTCATTCATCATTTTTGCATTTGTTGTTTAATATGATGGTTTTGAATTTTGCCAGTCAATTATTCCTCACCTTTTTTACACAAAAACAATATTTAGGATTGTATATCTTAAGTGCCATTTTCGCAGGAATTGTTTTTGCATTAAGCTATTATTTTTTAAGCTACTCTGCATCTATTGTTGGCGCTTCTGCTGCAATTATGGCAATTTTAGTGGCGGCAACAACCTATCAGCCTTTAATGAACGTACGTTTATTATTGATCGGAAATGTAAAATTGTGGCATATTACAGCTGTAATTTTAATTCTGGACTTAATGCAGCTTCGTTTAGAAAATATGGGAGGCCATATTTCGCATTTAGCTGGCGCATTGTTCGGATTTATTTTTATCAAATTGCTTCAAAACGGTACGGATTTGAGTATCATTATTTCCAGAACAATTGATTTCTTTGTAAATCTATTTAAAAAATCCCCTTCGACCCCATTCAAAAAAGTTCATAAAAATTATCAAAAACCTACAGAAAAAGTGACGTCAAGAATTGTTACGAAAGACAAAACGCAGCAACAGATTGATGAAATTTTAGATAAGATCAGCCAGTCCGGCTATGATTGTCTGACAAAAGAAGAAAAAGAGTTTTTATTTAAAGCTGGAAAATAA
- a CDS encoding endonuclease/exonuclease/phosphatase family protein, with product MKNLSWFNKIMFFLNIVLTVLTFSVYILPFLAPKSFPLLSVLTLFMPAFFVLNALFFVYWAIQFKKRLILSGLVLLTGITFISKFYKFSAKEYVKDEKDFSVMSYNVRLFNVFKWLDREDIPSNIKTFIDEKDPDILCIQEYSNSAHLDLKVYPHRYIFIDGNQIKTGQAIFSKFPILYEGNIIFPNSDNNVIYADIKRGKDIIRVYNMHLQSIKISPDVAKISNDIDNVNQQKSQLIYTRISKGFRQQQEQAEIFKENIKQCKNPIIICGDMNNSPFSYVYRNIKGKLKDTFEEAGGGFGATYKFRYYPARIDYIFADSKMKVKQFESFSDFENSDHYPIMTRLSIE from the coding sequence ATGAAAAACCTTTCGTGGTTTAATAAGATAATGTTCTTTTTGAATATAGTGCTGACTGTCCTTACATTTAGTGTCTATATTTTACCTTTTCTAGCACCTAAGAGTTTTCCGCTTTTATCGGTGCTGACGCTGTTTATGCCGGCTTTTTTTGTGCTAAATGCACTCTTCTTTGTTTATTGGGCGATTCAGTTTAAAAAGCGTCTTATTTTGTCTGGTTTAGTTCTGCTGACTGGAATTACATTTATCAGTAAGTTTTACAAATTTTCAGCAAAAGAATATGTTAAAGACGAAAAAGACTTCTCTGTAATGAGTTACAATGTGCGTCTTTTTAATGTTTTTAAATGGCTCGATCGTGAAGATATTCCGTCCAACATTAAAACTTTTATTGACGAAAAAGATCCGGATATTTTGTGTATTCAGGAATATTCGAATTCAGCTCATTTGGATTTAAAAGTATACCCGCATCGTTATATTTTTATTGATGGAAATCAAATTAAAACGGGTCAGGCAATTTTTTCCAAATTCCCAATATTATATGAAGGGAATATCATCTTTCCAAATTCAGATAACAATGTGATTTATGCTGATATAAAACGAGGCAAAGATATTATTCGTGTTTATAATATGCACTTACAATCTATTAAAATTTCACCGGATGTTGCTAAAATTTCAAATGATATTGATAATGTAAATCAACAAAAATCGCAGTTGATCTACACTAGAATTAGCAAAGGATTTAGACAACAACAGGAGCAGGCCGAAATATTTAAAGAGAATATTAAGCAATGTAAAAACCCGATTATTATTTGTGGAGATATGAATAACAGTCCTTTTTCATATGTATACCGAAATATAAAAGGAAAGCTTAAAGATACTTTTGAAGAAGCTGGCGGAGGTTTTGGGGCAACTTATAAATTCCGTTATTATCCTGCACGAATTGATTATATTTTTGCAGACAGTAAAATGAAAGTCAAACAATTTGAAAGTTTTTCTGATTTCGAAAATTCAGATCATTACCCTATTATGACCAGGCTCTCGATAGAATAG